The genomic interval GCCAGACCTGGGGTCGACCGAGGGCCGCCCAGTTGGGGGTGAAGAGGAACTCCAGGCCTCGTTCCGCTCCCGGCAGGGTGATCGCACGGCCGGCCAGGATCACCACCAGGACGACCAGCAAGGGAATCAACACCTTGGCGACCCGCTCGATGCCGCGAACCCCGAACCAAACCACCACCAGAGCGGCGCCGAGGGCCAACACCTGGGTCCCGACGGCGGCCCAGGAGGCGGAGAACTCGTCCCACAGCGCCCCGGGTTCGCGCCGCTGCAGCTCACCGGTCAAGGAAGCGGCCAGGAAGCGCAGGCACCAGCCGGCCACCACCGCGTAATAGAACATGATGCCGGTGGCGCAGAGCGCCACCCATCCACCCATCCAGGAGCGGCCTCGACCGGCGAGGCGCCGGAAGGCACCGACGGTGCCGAGGCGCGACTGCTTGCCGAAGGAGAACTCGACGATCATCAGCGGAATCGACCACAACAGCAGAAAGACGAACCAGGCGACCAGGAAGCTGCCGCCATCGTTCGACGCCACGACCCGCGGAAAGCGCCAGATGTTGCCGGTGCCGACGGCCATGCCGAGGGTCGCCAGCAGGAGCCCCCAGCGACTGCCGAACTGTTCTTTTGCGCTCATCGTGCGGTCCCTCCCTGGACTTCGACGGCGGCCGTTGCGGCGGCCAGCAAGCGCGCTACGGCTCGCGGCCGCGGTGCCTGCGTGACAGCTCCCAAGACCGCTGCCGAGTCGGCACCGGCAGCCAGCACCTCGGGCAGTCGGTCGGCGTCGATGCCGCCAATGGCGACCAAGGGCTTGTCGGTGGCGGCGCGCGCCTGCCGCAAGCCGTCGAGGCCGACCACTGGATCCGGATTCTGCTTGTTGACGGTCGGAAAGATCGGTCCCAGGGCGACGACGTCGACATCCGGGTCGTCGTGGGCTCGTCGCACCTGGTCGAGATCATGGGTCGATTGGCCGATCCAGCAGTCCGGCCCCACCACTCGACGCACCGCCGCCGGCGGCAGATCGCGCTGGCCGACATGCACCCCGGCCACCGGAAAGAGGGCCGCGAGGTCGGCGCGATCGTCGATCCAGAGCGCGACGGAACGGCCTTCGAGGCGCTCCAGGGTGGCCGCTACCAGGTCGTAAAAGCGGCGATCATCGGGTTCTTTCCAGCGTAGCTGGATCCACTCGAGGCCGGCGTCGGCCAGCTCCTCGACCGCATCCGGTAGCGCCGTCGGCGCCAGCGCCCGAACATCGGCGATGCCATAAATCGCCGACGGTTGCGGGCGCCGCCGGGGGATCACTGGGCCGCCGGATCCGGCGCGTTGGACGCCAGGAATCGCTCCATGAAGCGGGTCGAGAAATCTCCCTCTTGGAAAGCGGCATCGCGCAGGATCCGTTGATGCAGCGGGATGGTGGTCTTGATCCCTTCGACAACGAA from Acidobacteriota bacterium carries:
- the thiE gene encoding thiamine phosphate synthase produces the protein MIPRRRPQPSAIYGIADVRALAPTALPDAVEELADAGLEWIQLRWKEPDDRRFYDLVAATLERLEGRSVALWIDDRADLAALFPVAGVHVGQRDLPPAAVRRVVGPDCWIGQSTHDLDQVRRAHDDPDVDVVALGPIFPTVNKQNPDPVVGLDGLRQARAATDKPLVAIGGIDADRLPEVLAAGADSAAVLGAVTQAPRPRAVARLLAAATAAVEVQGGTAR